From the Halorhabdus utahensis DSM 12940 genome, one window contains:
- a CDS encoding glycosyltransferase family 4 protein, whose product MEYLEGRGKLSLQAIGLSNMKVGFLTDGQTGGGIPNFAKELSESISQFEAVDLKPISPSGPNIEIPIFTSYVLTPRKIRKTLRNVDEDVDILHLPSQFDAAALIGYDLPVPVIVTVHDLIPVVTNYGNMFLSHYTERVLRGLESADSIVSISNHTKMDILDSTNISEETVHTIYPSIDKDKYTKAAPLDALAEFEIERPYLLYVGTQAPRKNLEVIFRALDRLPDEFSVVLAGSPGNPIQKFRIKRQIKRYGVVEKVKLTGHVSIEMLSRLYQSAFAFTFPSKYEGFGRPPLEAMSVGTPVICANTTSIPEVVGDAAILCDPDDEHEWIEAVRSLFANKAEYDNLSEAGRRQAKSFSWEQTAQKTIELYDEIVEGY is encoded by the coding sequence ATGGAATACTTGGAAGGAAGGGGAAAGTTGTCCCTCCAAGCAATCGGATTGAGTAATATGAAAGTTGGGTTTCTTACAGACGGTCAGACTGGTGGCGGGATTCCTAATTTCGCTAAAGAGCTTTCGGAGAGTATTTCACAATTTGAAGCAGTTGATCTAAAACCGATCTCTCCGTCAGGGCCGAATATTGAAATTCCGATATTCACCTCATACGTGCTCACTCCCCGCAAAATAAGAAAAACACTTCGAAATGTAGACGAAGATGTTGATATTCTTCATCTGCCTTCTCAGTTTGATGCTGCAGCATTAATCGGATATGACTTGCCTGTACCAGTCATCGTGACGGTTCATGATCTCATCCCAGTTGTGACAAATTACGGGAATATGTTTTTGTCCCACTATACCGAACGTGTATTGCGAGGACTAGAATCTGCCGACTCAATCGTATCCATCTCCAATCACACAAAAATGGACATATTAGATTCTACAAATATATCTGAAGAGACGGTACATACAATCTATCCATCAATTGATAAAGATAAGTATACCAAAGCTGCACCACTTGATGCACTCGCTGAATTCGAAATAGAACGTCCATACTTATTATATGTTGGAACTCAGGCTCCTCGGAAAAATCTTGAAGTCATTTTCAGAGCTCTAGATCGTCTACCCGATGAATTTTCGGTAGTACTAGCTGGTTCTCCTGGTAATCCAATCCAGAAATTCAGAATCAAGAGGCAAATCAAGCGGTATGGGGTAGTAGAGAAGGTAAAATTGACTGGACATGTATCAATCGAAATGCTTTCGCGACTTTATCAATCTGCATTTGCCTTTACGTTTCCTTCGAAGTACGAAGGATTTGGACGTCCTCCATTGGAAGCCATGAGTGTTGGGACACCGGTCATTTGCGCAAACACAACGTCTATTCCGGAAGTTGTTGGTGACGCCGCTATTCTTTGTGATCCTGATGATGAACATGAGTGGATCGAAGCTGTTCGGTCATTGTTCGCGAACAAGGCCGAATACGACAATCTATCTGAGGCTGGCCGCCGTCAAGCTAAGAGTTTTTCCTGGGAGCAAACAGCTCAAAAAACTATTGAACTCTACGATGAGATCGTTGAAGGTTACTAA